GTCATCGACCATGGCGACGCGACGGACCCGTTGAGCAGCGAACATCGACTCCAGTCCGGCCCTCTCGCACCCCATCCTCTCGAGATGCAAACCGCCACAAGCGGCGCTACCAGTCCCGAACCAGGACACAGACCGGCACCACCCGGCACACCCGACGGGGGCCGACAACGCCAACTGAGCCACCGCCCGCCGCTCGGCCGCGTCGCCCACCAGGAGCCGGCCGTCCTCGGTGAGCACCACCACCGTGGGGACGGCCGTCGCCCGGTACCCGAGCGCGACGACCTCGGCCCGCCCGCCACGGGCGAGCGCCACCGACGTGTACGTCGTCCCCAGGTCTATGCCGAGCGCATAGGTCACGTCGCGCCCGCCCGTCCGTCGCTGCGGTCGCTGCTACTGGTGGGGAGCGCCCAGGCGGGCCTGCACCGTGCGGATGAGCTCCTCGGCGCCCTTCGGATCCGCGGACTCGAGCGGGAACTCGTTGCCGTCCCGCAGCGTGATCGAGAGCTCGAGGATCTTGAGCGACACCTGGGCCCGGCTCGTACCGGTGGCGGCCACCGAAGCCACCTGGTCGAGCGGGAAGTCGGCCACCAGCTCCTTGGCCCGGGCGAACATCGACTGCTCGAACAGCAGGATGCGGCGGTCGGTGGTCGCGGCCAGCAGCTTCTCGGGGAAGGCGTCG
The Acidimicrobiales bacterium genome window above contains:
- a CDS encoding Hsp70 family protein; protein product: MTYALGIDLGTTYTSVALARGGRAEVVALGYRATAVPTVVVLTEDGRLLVGDAAERRAVAQLALSAPVGCAGWCRSVSWFGTGSAACGGLHLERMGCERAGLESMFAAQRVRRVAMVDD